In the genome of Verrucomicrobiota bacterium, the window TGCGGCGATAGAGGTCGGGGCCGCGGCCCTGCACGTAGTCCATGCGGTAGCCGGCGCGGTCGTTCAACTCGAACCACAGTCCCTCCGGCTGATACGGCATCACGCTGGGCCCGCCGACTTTCTCGACGAGCAGTCCGCTGAGGAAGAGCGCGTTGTCGCGCACCGCCTCGGCGGAAAGGCGCAGGCGCGGGGCGCGGGCCAGCAGCAAGTTTTCCGGGTCGCGCTGGAGCAGGGCAGGGGACACGCGCGAGGACTGGCGGTAGGTGGCGGAGAGCACGATGAGGCGGTGGAGGTGGCGGAGGTCCCACGCAGCAAGGGGCGAGGTCTGAGGGGTGGGAACCAACGTCCCGCCACCCGCCGCGATTTCGGCCTTTGAACCTGACGGAAGCGCACCCCTCACCCCATCCCTCTCCCCTCCTCCGAGGAGGGGAGAGGGTGCCCGCAGGGCGGGTGAGGGGTGTTCGGGCGACCGGTTCATGGAAAGGGGCGAGGGTCGAGACTGCGGACGCATCAACTCCACCGCCAGCCAGTCGAGCAGTTCGGGATGCGAAGGCGGTTCGCTCTGCACGCCGAAGTTCTCGCTGGTGCGCACGAGGCCGGTGCCGAAGTAGTGCTCCCAAATCCGGTTCACCGCCACGCGCGCCGTGAGCGGGTGATCGGGTGAGACGAGCCAGCGGGCGAGATCAAGGCGGCTGGGGGGCGCGCCTGAGTCAGGTTTCGCGTTTGAGGTTTCGGGTTTTGCGTTCGGAGCCAGTTTCCTTCCGTCGGCTGCCACAGTGAAGACGGCCGGGAACGCGGCTTCCACCTTCTCGCCCTTCTTGTCGTATTGGCCGCGGATGAGCAGGTGCGTTTCGCGGCGCTTCTCCATGTCCTGCATGATCATGGTGCTCGGGATGGCGGCCTCGACCTGCTTCTTGCGCTCGCGCGACGCGGCGAGGTCGGCGGTGAGCTGCTTCATCCCGGGCGACGCGTGCCTGGCGAGGAAAACCTCGCGCAGACGCTCCGCCTGCTTTGCGTTGCGCTTCTCGCGGGGAACAGCCACCAGCCCGGCAATCTCCGCCTCCTGCGGCCCCGCGCTGGTCGAGATGGACAGCCGCGGCCGGCCGATGCCGTGGCCGCCAATGGTCTCGTGCCGCAGTGCAAAGCGCAGCTCCGTGCCGCCGGGAAAGCCAAAGGGCTTGTCGGGATAAAACCACGCGGTGCAGTCCTTGTTCCGCGTCGGGCCATCCACGGCCCAGCCGGTGCCGGGTTTGCCATCAATCGTGTGGGCGATGTTGTAATTGTCCTGCGAGTAATCCGCCTGTGCGGATGCGAACTTCACCTTCACCTTCTTCTGCGGCTCGGCGATTGACACGGCCTCCAGCTCGAACTCGCTGAGGACGAAGTTCGCGTTGTTGAAGCGTCCCGGGCCGGTGTTCGGCAGCGAGGCGTCGGTGAGCGCCTCCAACCGCACCACGGCGATGTTCGTGAGCGCGGTACGGGCCGTGACCTCGTAGGTGTCGTGCGGTGAATTCTTGCCGCTGACAAGGAGCGATTGGTCGTCCTGCTTCGTGAGCGTGGCGCCGCCGGTGGACTTGAGGCCCGTTGCCTCGATCACCTGCCACTCGGCCTTTGCCGCGGCGAAGGTCGCCTCCCATTTCGCCTGCTCCGGGACGAGTGATTTCGCGGCGGCCTCGTGCGCGGACTGTGTTGCGGCCAGATCGCGGTCGAGCTGCGCCAGCGCGGCCTCCTGCGCCTTCGTGGGGGTCTTGAGCTGGGGCGCGAAGCCGCCGATGCCACGCTCGGGCACCTGGTTGAACATCGCAAACATCCCGTAGAAGTCGCGCATCGTGAGCGGGTCGAACTTGTGGTCATGGCAGCGCGCGCACAGCATCGTCAGGCCCATCCACGTCGTCGCCGTGGTCGTGACGCGGTCCACGACATATTCGGTGCGATACTCCTCATCGATCACGCCGCCCTCGATGGTGATGAGGTGATTGCGGTTGAAGCCGGTGGCGAGGCGCTGCTCGACGGTGGCATCGGGCAGCAGGTCGCCGGCGAGCTGTTCGACGGTGAACTGGTCGAAGGGCATGTTCCGGTTGAACGCCTCGATGACCCATTCGCGCCAGCGCCACATCGTGCGCGCCTGGTCCATCTGGTAGCC includes:
- a CDS encoding DUF1553 domain-containing protein; translated protein: MTFRFAALALALAAGPLAAAAASPATVDFNRDIRPILSDNCFACHGPDEKARKANLRLDVRESALAPVKSGAVAIIPGNASQSELIKRITTKDADDVMPPPKTGKKLTAAQVESLRRWIAHGAKYQEHWAFVKPERPAVPAIRNPKSALRNPVDNFIVDRLQKQGLSPSPEADRETWLRRVTFDLTGLPPTLAEIDAFLADKSTQAYEKVVERLFASPRYGEHMARGWLDLARYADTHGYQMDQARTMWRWREWVIEAFNRNMPFDQFTVEQLAGDLLPDATVEQRLATGFNRNHLITIEGGVIDEEYRTEYVVDRVTTTATTWMGLTMLCARCHDHKFDPLTMRDFYGMFAMFNQVPERGIGGFAPQLKTPTKAQEAALAQLDRDLAATQSAHEAAAKSLVPEQAKWEATFAAAKAEWQVIEATGLKSTGGATLTKQDDQSLLVSGKNSPHDTYEVTARTALTNIAVVRLEALTDASLPNTGPGRFNNANFVLSEFELEAVSIAEPQKKVKVKFASAQADYSQDNYNIAHTIDGKPGTGWAVDGPTRNKDCTAWFYPDKPFGFPGGTELRFALRHETIGGHGIGRPRLSISTSAGPQEAEIAGLVAVPREKRNAKQAERLREVFLARHASPGMKQLTADLAASRERKKQVEAAIPSTMIMQDMEKRRETHLLIRGQYDKKGEKVEAAFPAVFTVAADGRKLAPNAKPETSNAKPDSGAPPSRLDLARWLVSPDHPLTARVAVNRIWEHYFGTGLVRTSENFGVQSEPPSHPELLDWLAVELMRPQSRPSPLSMNRSPEHPSPALRAPSPLLGGGERDGVRGALPSGSKAEIAAGGGTLVPTPQTSPLAAWDLRHLHRLIVLSATYRQSSRVSPALLQRDPENLLLARAPRLRLSAEAVRDNALFLSGLLVEKVGGPSVMPYQPEGLWFELNDRAGYRMDYVQGRGPDLYRRSLYTFWKRTSPPPTLNLFDAPEREFCVVRRSRTTTPLQALALLHDPTYVEAARHFAERILTQGGATTDERLTFAFRTATARKPTAAEAKVLRASLEQQLTAFRKHPESAGKSLKVGESPRNEKLDAAEHAAWTAIARMILNLDETITKG